In the Triticum aestivum cultivar Chinese Spring chromosome 2B, IWGSC CS RefSeq v2.1, whole genome shotgun sequence genome, AAGCAGCATTAAAATTAAATAAGGAGAAACAGTACTTGGTAGCTTCAGGAACAGCACGGATCAGGGAGAAAGATCAGACAAGTGCATCCTGGCGTCTCATTTGGTACCCCTACAGTCGTATACCTAACTTACAGAACTGATTATGTTTCTGATTCCTAATGCTCACTACATTTATTTAGTTTAGTTCTCCTATGCCTCAATAGTATCACACACTGTGCATATGTTAACGTTGGAGTTTGGGGGAAAAAATTCCTCCACGGACAAAAGGTACTATTGAGCTGGTGAGCGAGCAAACTATTCAACCGGCCTCTTCCACTCGAAAACTCCATTGACCGCCCAGAAAGAATCCTTAAAAGAGAGACAGAATGCATAAAGAGGCGCTGTATGCTATGCGTGGCGTGCTACCAAGAACAGTGCAGCTGCACATGCATGCTCCGGCGCCCGGAGTTCTCCGGCCCAGGGCATCAAGGTGCTTTGACTAGTTGCTGGTACGTACGATCGGCGGCAGGAAGAGAAGAATGGTTTCTTGGAACTGAGCTTGGCACTTACGCTTGGTCCCCGACGCAGCGCTCTTCCGCTGCTGGGGCTCCCTCTGCGCGGGCTTCTCCGGCGGCGGCATCATGGACATGGCCGGCGTGTTGATGGcgcagctgttgctgctgctggtgatGCTGCTCACGTTGGGGCTGGCCTGATCAGTCAGTAGGCTCGACGGCGCTTGGAAGGATGACATTTCATCCTGCAGGAGTCAAGTTAAGTAAGCAAATATCTGCCATCAGTTCAAAGACGCTGTACAAGTTAAGAATCCAACGCATAATAATAGGTAGGTACATATTCATACCAGGAGGCCGTGCGGCGacgccggcgaggtcggggagagGAGCGACGGGCTGAAGGGGAGCTGGTTGGCGGTGGCCGGGAGCAGGAGGTTCCGGAGGTTGACGGAGAGCAGGTTGGCGCAGTGGCCACATCGCACGGCGACCGTCTTGAAGAGGCTGCTGCACGGCACGCCCACCTGCATGCGCACACCACACGGACGAGCATGAGATTCTTAGACGAGGGTGGAAACGAGCGTACCGAGCTGCGAATGGAAGGGAGGCTGGCTGGAGCCTGGAGGAGGCGTACGTACCGCGAGGATGGTGTCGCAGAAGTTGCAGTGGACATAGCACAGCTGCTCCTGCTCGGCGAAggggggctgctgctgctgctgctccgcgaGGTGGTCCGGGAAGAAGCTGGTCTCGGACTCCGCGGGCGACGACATCATGGTGCTGGCGACAAGCAAAGCCGCGTCGCGCATACAGTACTGTGTgtatgtgcccaccacaccaccaCCTGCGGGCGCGTGCTTTGATCAGGAGAGGGGgtgagggtgggggtggggtggggggaggaagacgccggaggagaggagaggagaggagaggagaggggatggATGCTTGGGAGTGAGCAGTGGTGGGGATGGGAGGGggtttatatagtgggggaaacggCAGTGGGGAGGGATGAATGGACGTGTATATACTCTAGTCTTGTTGACGAGACGTGATGAGGTGAGGTGAGGTGATTTGATTTGATGGGCACTCCTGATGGATTTGATTGACCTGCCTCGGAtctgtcgtcgtcgttgttgttgcctCTGATGATTTGAAAGCCGGGATCCCCCCTGCTCCTGCTCGTCCGCGCGAGAGCCAGAGCGGGCAAGAGAGGCAAGGAATGGGAATGGATGGAGGTAGCAGGGCCAGCGAGCGAGGGGCAGATTGGGAAAGCCGAGGGGGGCAATAAAGCCAAAGCGTCCAGTCccgctctcctctcctcccctctcctctcctccctctGGACAGGGAACAGTGGCCGCCACAGTGCCCGGTAGCTAGCATCTTGGGACTGTTCCCTCTGAAAAgcgggcagggcagggcaggggcggaaTGCGTGGTGGGGATCcatcgcccgcccgcccgcccgccgcaGTGGGCCGGCCCACCTGACCACCCGCTCCGCGACGTGCTCTCTGGCCTGCTCTGGT is a window encoding:
- the LOC123041704 gene encoding protein YABBY 5, whose product is MRDAALLVASTMMSSPAESETSFFPDHLAEQQQQQPPFAEQEQLCYVHCNFCDTILAVGVPCSSLFKTVAVRCGHCANLLSVNLRNLLLPATANQLPFSPSLLSPTSPASPHGLLDEMSSFQAPSSLLTDQASPNVSSITSSSNSCAINTPAMSMMPPPEKPAQREPQQRKSAASGTKHPEKRQRVPSAYNRFIKDEIQRIKANNPDITHREAFSAAAKNWAHFPHIHFGLMPDQGLMRKTSIQSQLDGAGDCMLFKDSLYAAAAAAAATAASSMGATPF